The segment GGAAGGGGAGCTTTAAACAAGCActctcactagagaaaaagtactcatgtgactaaaggctgacaagacccctggacctgatgacctgcatcctagggtcttaaaagaagtggtggcagagatactggatgcattggttgtaatcctGCAAAATTCCCTTGATCCTGGAAATGTtctagaggattggaaaacttcaAATACAGCACCTCTATTCAAGAGAGGAGGTAGACAGAAAGCAGATAGCCaggtagcctaacatctgtctttgggaaaaGTTGGAATTCATTATTACagaagtagtagcaggacatttagaaaatcaaaatcAAACAGGATCAAGAAtttgaaagggaaattgtatttGATAATTTTATTAGTGTTCTTTGAGAATAAGCagagtggataaaggagaaccagtataTGTAatcagtaaggtgccacataaaaggttattacacaagataagaactcatggtttgtggtaatatattaacatggatagaagaatatctaaccaacaggaaacagaaagtttgggataaatgggtcattttcaggttggcatacTGTAACTggtgggtgccacagggatcagtgctggggcctcaaccatttACAATTTACAATATGTCCTTCCCATCAGAGGAATAAGATAACATGAAACTAAACATGGCCTTTATTGCCAGAGGTATGGAGTATAAATGTAGGGAAGTATTGttacaactggagtactgtctatagttttggtctccttatttaagggcaaatatagttgcattggaaacagttcagagaaggttcacaaggttgattcctgggttgaagggcTTGTCTTGTaaggaaaggctgagcaggttgggcctatattcattggagtttaaaagaatgagagtgatcttattgaaacatataagattctgaggggttgaCAGGGGTAGAGAGAATGCTTCCTctcatgagggaatctagaactcaagGGCACAGTTTTGAAAGAAGAAATCCCCATTTCAgatggagttgaggaggaatgtcttctctcagaggatacttaatctttggaattcgctgccccagagagcagtggcggCAGgctcattgaatacattcaaggctgagttagaaagaATGTTGAcctacaagagagtcaagggttatgggccaagtggatTTAAGGCTGCAATCAGAttgccacgatcttattgaatagtggagcagacttgagggaatAAATGACCTatacctgctcctgtttcttatgttcatgTAGGAGAAATGATTTGATGTCTAAAGCTATGTTTCAAATTGAACAACAAAATGTCCTTTAAAACAGGGACCCATTAAGATTTAGTTTATGTAATGCAGGTCAGATAAGTGTAGATTTTAAGATTATACGTTTTTAAATTTCTGGTGAAAATGCCTATTTCTTGGTAACGTTGACTTGGCTCCCTTTTGTtatctgtgtgattctgtaaggCAATTCTTACAACCATGCATAGTTTACCCCCATTTCTGATAAAGAGATCCACATGTATGTGTGAAAACAAGCTAAAAAAATGAGCTACAAACAGAACACAGTGACTTACCTAGAAGACCAAGCGCCAAGTTACATAATAAAAaatagaaagatttgcatttataagcacttttcatgaccaccagatgtctcaaagtgatttacagccaatgaagtactttttgaagtgtagtcactgttggaatgtgggaaatgggcagccaatctgcacacagcaaattcccacaagcatcaatgtgatagtgaccagataatcccTTTCCTTTaatatgttgattgagggattaacGTTGGCCAGGACTCCAGGGACAGCTCCCCAGCACTTCTTCAAAAccgtgccatgagatcttttacttccacccgagcaggtagatggggcctcagtttacatctcatccaaaagacagtacctccaacagtgcagtgttctctcagtgctgcactgaactatcagccttgatttttgtactcaagcccttGGAATGGCACTTGAACCTGGAATCTTGTGATTCAGAGATGAGAGTACCgccaactgaaccatggctgagatTACCACTAACTGAGGAGATATCAACCCCTGTCACAATATACTTCAGGCTTCTGTGCACACGCTACCTCAGTACCTGTGAAGAGTTCTGAGTACAGCTGGTTTTTCCAGGacatacttttaaaaatatgtagTTTGGTTCTGGAAGTCATAATGACTCCTCTTGTTCCACTCCTGGCTGTTTCCCTTGAGCAACGTTCCAATtaaagaaagaaattgcatttctattgcacctttcatgacctcaggacatcacaaagtgcATTAAGCCAATCAAATGCTTTAGAAGTGTAGctactgtaatgtaggaagtgtAGCAGTAAATGTGTTATTGGTGTTGTTGGTTAAGGAATAACATTAGGCAGTGCAACGGGAGAAgttccatgctctttttaaaaccaTGCCCTGGCATCTTGTACATCCATCTAAGAGGGCGGATatggtctcagtttaacatctcatccagaaaactgcacctctgacagtgcagtattccctcagtaccacactgaagTGTACCAGCCTAAATTATGTGTTCACATTTCTTGAGTGGGACATGAACCAACAAAACCTCCTGCTCATATAGGTGAGAGTGCAACCACTGAGCTAGTGAGCTAGGCTGACAGTATGTGACAGGGATGGTGATTTTTTTGACATGCATGTGTACTGTCCCTCACTCAAAAAACCCTGATTGCCTCTGAATtcacaaagaaaaaaaaattgtctgCATGTATTGCTGATAAGTTTATTCCACGTTTTTTAGAAGCATCCCTCTGCTACATTAAGAAAACCCCTTGCACAGCATAATCTCTGCTTTACCATGGGCAATGGCATGGAATATTTCTACTTGCATATtcactccacttacctggatgagtgcagctccaacaacgctcaagaagctgaacaccatccagggcaaggcagtgcacttgattggcaccccatcggcTACCTGAagtattcacttcctccacctccaatgtacaatggtagcagtgtgtaccatctacaggatgcactgcagcaacttataaGGGTGCTTTGatagtatcttccaaacccatgacctctaccacctagaaggacaaagacagctgttgcatgggaacaccaccacctgcaggttcccctccaagccactcaccatcctgacttggaaccatattgctgttccttcactgtcgttgggccaaaatcttgaactcccttcctaacagcactgtgggtgtacctgcctcacgtggactgcagcagttcaagaaggtggctcaccaccaccttctcaagggaaattagggatggacaataaatgctggcctagacagcaaaacccacatcccgtgaactaatattttttttaaaactgcttaGTTTGATAGAGGTCAATTGGTAACATACATGTTTCCTTGATGCAGCCCAAAATAAACTATTGTTGTGGGATGTTGTTAAGATTCTTTTGTCCAGTGAGACATGGTACCACATTGCTGGAATGACTCCGGTCACAGGGTCTTTATACTTGTATAAAACAATTCGGTTGCCTGTACTGAAAACATAAATAGCTGTCTGGAATATTGTTTATGCATACTATAAATTGCTTACAAATATAATTTTCATGGCATTGCTATTTTTAAATGAAAGTATATTTTATTTAGTTGTGAACATTTTCTTTTGCTCAGACTGTCCTAAGCACCTGTGAAAATGATAATTGTGCTGGGCCTCCAAAGCAGGTGAGGGCCCCAGTCTGAATGTCTCATTCTGTGACACATACCACACCAATTGTAATGTGGTAAGTAGTCACATGGTATTGATTTATTATGTATTGCAATGGCCACTTACATGATACTGTTTGCCTATAATATTTCATGCAGCACAACATCAAGTATTTTTCCATATCAGGTAAAGTTCTTTTGGTTTTGATTTGGGGTCTGTGCATCTGTACCGACTGAAGGTGTAAACCAATTCTTAAACTGCAGCGAGTTCAACTCAGATTATTGCCAAGAGAACGGGATCCATAAGGCATAGGGTTAATTGGTCAGAAGGCATTTTATGTCCTGATAAGTTTCTCTATGTTATTTGATGCTATTCTGTCAAATTTGggtatttaaaaataaaagtagCAATTAAAGTAGTTTTAAGACTGAAAAGTTGTGTTATAAAGGTAAATaatcagcagtgtgagcttgctCCAAGGTGACATGTGTAGTGAAGCTCAGTAGCAAAATCAACTATCAGTGGCAAACTCACTAATCCACAGTCTATGGCAGTCAGGACACCAGGGTGTTTAGATGATTAGCTAGCCAGTCTGGTTTACAAATGGGTTGACATTCTTCTCACTCGGTTCCATATGGTCCTGCAAGCCAATCTCTCAATGCATAGAATAATCCTAGCTGGATGAGCATCAGGAAGCATCTTCTGAATACTGTTTTTCAGTTAGTTAAACTTCAGCTGTACCCTTGTGCATTATTGAGGGGGAACTAAGCCTTAGTTCTGCCAACCTGCACCTCTTGGGTTTGGATATGTTCCTACAGTACAAGGAGAAAGTGTGTGCTCCTTCAGCAAACAAACAGAACCATTACAGGCAGGTGTAAgtttctagttctgttgaagggtcatgaggacttgaaatgtcaactcttttcttctccgccgatgctgccagacctgctgaggttttccaggtaattctgtttttgttttgtaaatttCTTAGTTGTTTGTTTTGGAGCTTCTTAAACAAGGCAATAGGTTCCACATGTCAGACACCTGGCTGACCAAAATAACTTCATTCTGTTTCGTGAAAGTATCTGTTCTAATTATTCTTAATTATCTGCTCTTTCAGCCATTGTGTTGCAGCAATATTATTGTTACTCTGGCAGCATAAAcacagcaataaaaacagaaagtgctggaaaaactcagcaggtctggcagcatctgtggagagagaaacagagttaacattttgagtccatatgactcttcacttttatttcagatttccagcattagcagtattttgcttttatctaaatacTGCAATGCTGGATTTTTTCTCTTATGATTTACACAAGATCAAGACAGCTTGAATCAGATCATAAATCCTTACTCTTGGATCCTTGCTAGTTTGGACAAGTGGgcctgtttttgttttcatttttgcaGACAAATTTCTCCCATTCCCTTTCTGAAGACATTGCTCAATTGGCCACAATCTGAACATGTGCTTTGGACTCTCAGACATCTTATCCAGGTTCAACTGAGGACCACGGTGGAGTCCTAAAATATCTCCATCCAATGCCCACTCCATGCACCTGGTATTGCCCACTGGATTTATTCTGGTCAATAAGCCATGGCCAATCTTCCTAGCCTTAACCTGGGGAGGACAATTGGAGTCCCTCTAGCCAGTTTAGTGGCCATACCTGTTGAGCCATAGGGACCCAATAGGTCTGTTTTGATTTTTTCTATGTCTCTTCCTCCTCATCTAATTCTTTATGTGGCTTTTTTATTCCTCTATTCTTCAATaccctggatcaggagaaggaatAAAATGGGGGCTGCAATCATTTGCTCAGCATCTATTCTGCCTTCATCTCCAAACAACCACGTTGTCAAGCCTGATCAAATAATGCACAATAAAAGTGCAACTTGACCACTGACTCATTCTGTGTTTCGTTTTACTGCTGAATTCACTTTCAGTTCTCACTTTCGAAATTAAGCCCAACTCCTGTGTGAGCTAAGCAGGCGAGATGTTTCTGACCCACTTCTCTTGCCCATTCCCCTAATTGTTAAAGATGCTGCTGGGTGATGAGTGGTTCAGCATGATACCAGGAGGCCCCTCTTTTAGTTCACAAGTCCTTTGACTGCAAGCGTCACCCACCCACAAGGAAACCTAGATACCCCTCCAGCCAAACCACAAGCCTTCAGCTTGGGGCACCACAGGTAGCAGGAAGCCCATGGTCgatattgggggtgggggtaggtgagggtgatggggagggggcgggCTTGATGACCGACACGAACAATGGACCATTGTGGGTGTGGCCTCGTGCTCGGCCGGGTTTGCCCAGGCGAAGGAGGCAGCAGGAGtgcgggggggcggggctggagggagggggcgggggcggggagtgggggcgcggccagagggggaggggcaaTGACAGGAGCAGCCGGGCCGACAGCGGGCATTTAAAGAGCCCGGACAGCAGTCAAGGCTGGAAAGAGCGGGTTGCGAACGTGACAGGAACGCAAGCacaaccacccctccctcccccaaaccaccccccccccccccaagtgagtttgcattttctttttaaatctacctCAGAGGGCAGCCGGAAAGGTTGATTTATTGATGTGTTAATTCATTAGGGACGGGGGAAGAGAAGTCAGATTAGGGGTGCACTAACTACAACAATCCCTTTCTCCGCCGACTGGGGGTAAGTGTTAAAGAGGATCAAAGGCCACCGGCCGCGGTCACTGAATCACTGAGTGCTGCAGCCTGAGCCCCGGGGGAAGGAAGATGcacaccacccagaaggacaccACCTTTACCAAGATCTTCGTCGGCGGGCTGCCCTACCACACCACGGACGCGTCGCTCCGCAAGTACTTCGAGGTGTTCGGCGACATCGAGGAAGCGGTGGTCATCACCGACCGGCAAACCGGGAAATCCCGCGGCTATGGCTTTGTAAGTACCGAGCAACGGGCAAAGAGCTTGGGAGGTGAACCAGTGATATTCGTACACAATTAATAATGAACGATGATGATTATTGAGAGTCCGCTGTGGCCGTTTTACTGATGCCCGGGTTGTGTGCcggcttttcttttttttttcttgccCTGGTTTACAGGTGACCATGGCTGATCGGGCGGCGGCGGAGCGGGCATGCAAAGATCCCAACCCCATCATCGACGGCAGGAAAGCCAACGTCAACCTGGCTTACCTGGGGGCCAAACCTCGGATCATGCAaccaggtgagtgtgagagtctggcCGGGGGCTCAAGATAACCCCCAGCATTTCcagccccctaccccacccccccaaaaaataaCCCACCATCCATGTAAAAGAAAAAGCCATAAGGAAGGGCAAGAAGGTTTGAAAGAAAGGGGGACATTCAACCTAGAAAATTAAACCATCTGGACACTGCCATGTATTTCACTGTAGCTGGTCAAAGCAATGATCTGCATttgggacggggtgtgtgtgtgttaggtttTATTCTTGCGCTTGATGTACTCCTGTTCCATTTGTAACCATGACTCTGTTGTTTTGACAGGTTTCGCTTTcggagtgcagcagattcaccCTGCTTTCGTCCCCAGGCCATATGGGTAAGTGCCGTCGCACTCCTACCACAATTCTTAACTGGTTTCCGCTCCACTTAAAGACAGATATAATCCTACTGTTAACGCCTTCCGACTTCACCGAACTGCAATTAAGCAAACTGCGTCTCAACGTTATCCTTTAGACCAAAAGAAGCTTGAAAGCGATTCTGTGTCTGTTTAGCTAACTATTACAGGCTATAGTTTAACACCCATAGTCAATGACTAACATAAACTTTGGAGAATGCAAAAAAATCTACTGTGCAGCGCAATATCTCAATGAGTCAAGTTCTGAAAGCGATTCCGTTCATTCAGTCCACCACCCAGATAAATACTTTTTGGTGCTGTACAATGGTGTTATTTACTTATTTTAACAAATCGACTTTGTGCCCCCTTTTGGCTTGACTCAATTCTATGTATTTCTTTCTGATCTGACAGGGGTCGTTTACAGTTAAGATAACATGATGATGAGAGAAGGATTTGATGATATGAGGTGGAATAGTTACCGAATGAGCAGATCTTAAACTGTAACCAGtaaactcaaacacacaaacaagctAAAATGGTGATTAACTGTTGCATGTATGTTATTTCTTAGAGTGTAATAGAGCTGCGTgtgctttttatttttaatgaagtGGTGTTTAGAGCTAAACAAGCAAACTGCGTGCTTTTTAATGAAGAGAGCTATAGTGAGGACTTTTCTGGAATTTTCTTTGTTCAAGAGTGTTGATTTGTTTTGCCATTTGGGAGCAAGGGGTCCACTTTATTTTGCTTTGTTGCTGTAGCCTGATTTCCAGTTTAACAATTCAGTTTCTGGGTTGTAGTGAGTGCTAAATTCTGTGTGACTTTATTTTTTGATTACCAAATCAACTCATCGCGTGCATGTTGCGATGTTTATTTATTTTGGTTtggttgttttttaaaaaaacaattgttTAACACTAGTGCTTCCATTCTGTGTTCTATGAAGTCATGGGTACAGTACTTAATAATTATCCGCAACATCATAATTCAGCGTGACTTCCAAGTGCTACATTTTCTAAAGACGTTTTTGTATGTTGTGTCCATCTAGTTTTAGGCTGGGTTCCATATCCTAGTAGAGTTATGTGGAAGAGATTTGTCTGAACATCAGTACACTTAGCCATTTCCTGAACTTTGCCCTATAGatgagttcattttaaaagttgTGTTCTAAAAGACTTTAAAATCCAGAATCTTTAAACCCCTGTTGTAATTTTGTTCCAGCACTACCTGCACACTGTGTTCAGCTTTAAATTGACACATCCGAGACAATGTGTAGGGAAGGAAATTATCATTTTAAGACGTTTCTTCCTTTTACAAGTAATTGTTGCTCAAGTAGTGCCacattaatctattttaaacagaAGTTTAGAAATTCCAAAAAATGGAAAATATGAACAACTACAAGACACATAATAAAATGGGTACTGTATTGTGTACATTTTAAAACAGGTGTGCACACAGTTTCAGTCTGCTAATCTGTTTTTCTCTATGAATAAATGATGACACATAACAATAAACTTAGTAAATAATGAATGAGTCAAGCGATAATGCAGGTGGAAAATACCAAGTCGCTCTAAGTTTTGAAAGGCAGCATAATTATTTCATTGTACTTTGAAGGACTCATCTAATTTTTATAACTGCAGACCTAGGTTAACATTCACAACCTTTATGTCAACTTTCCTGTCCAAATCAACCTTATTTGCAATAATTATTTTACTAAAGCACTTGATATGGAATGATCTAGGATGCTTCAAAATCTTATTATTCCACCCAATTATGGTGAAGTTCAGAATTTGAAGAAAGCAAATCCAAGTGGATCATTTTCACTGACAATATATGTTAGCTGTAAAATTGAAAACTTGTtgcattaaaatatttaacatagaTTACAAATCAGACATTGTTTGATCAGTGCCCTTGTGGATGACACAAGGAAAATTGCTTATTTTGCCTTATACAGACATTCCTTCTCTTTAATAGATCCCTTTAGCAGAAGATTATAAATAGAGTGGGGAGTCATACTGCAGCCTGTCTTGTCACTCATCCAGCATGAAATGGCACGGGCTGGGGAGTGTGCTAAGAGTTCCCATGAGTTTATAAGAGAATGACCCTTGGGAGCTCAGGTTTCACGTTCCAGCACCTGTTCAGTTTTCTGTGGATTTCAACCAAAAGCCAGCCtaccaccactccccacccccccaacgcaTACACATGCAAAAAATAGGTTTAAGAGAGTGTGATGAAGGCGACACTTTATATACTGGTATCTGAACACAACAACAGCCATTTCCAAAATCTCTATCCAATTTTAGTTTGTGTACAGGATGTAGAAGTGTGGGGGAAAGTGCAAAAAATATTTACCGGGATAATACCTGATCTGAGAGGTTGTAagtatcaggaaagactgaacaggtagGGGAAAGCTAGTCAAGTACAtgggggagaaaggaattgaagcATATGTTAACATGGTGAGATGAAGCAAATAagaggaggaggctcgtgtggagcataaacagtggctgggctgaatggcctgtttctgtgctgttagtTCTGT is part of the Carcharodon carcharias isolate sCarCar2 chromosome 3, sCarCar2.pri, whole genome shotgun sequence genome and harbors:
- the rbm24a gene encoding RNA-binding protein 24, which encodes MHTTQKDTTFTKIFVGGLPYHTTDASLRKYFEVFGDIEEAVVITDRQTGKSRGYGFVTMADRAAAERACKDPNPIIDGRKANVNLAYLGAKPRIMQPGFAFGVQQIHPAFVPRPYGIPTHYVYPQAFMQPGVVIPHVQPAAAATPYIDYTGTAYAQYSAATAAAAAAAAYEQYPFAASPAAAAAAAGYVTAAGYSYAVQQPMPSAAPGAAAAAAFSQYQPQQLQTDRLQ